The Vanessa tameamea isolate UH-Manoa-2023 chromosome 2, ilVanTame1 primary haplotype, whole genome shotgun sequence genome has a segment encoding these proteins:
- the LOC113401374 gene encoding uncharacterized protein LOC113401374 — protein MAKFSYLVYFIAIAVGSSVFAEDNGDVNNRKPRHLVKNKLCFKYGICGGGGYQGGHGFQGGHGFQGGHGYQGGYGGHDGGYGGYQGGYPYPPINIGISQSQSSTSAGGGGYGSETYPNNYQYNNGYPYNGNAYYGGYNGNKRPGYFGNGYGSYNNQFNGNYYSGQGGYGFQRPFGFNDDDNHEDNKPIDEEYDGDYGRSNKN, from the exons ATGGCAAAGTTTTCGTACTTGGTCTATTTCATCGCCATTGCTGTGGGAAGTTCTGTATTCGCTGAAG ATAACGGTGACGTAAATAATAGAAAACCACGACATTTAGTCAAGAACAAATTATGCTTTAAATACGGAATATGTGGTGGCGGTGGTTATCAGGGTGGTCATGGTTTCCAGGGTGGCCATGGATTTCAGGGTGGTCATGGATACCAGGGTGGTTACGGTGGTCATGATGGAGGCTACGGTGGATATCAGGGTGGCTACCCATACCCACCCATCAATATTGGAATCAGTCAATCTCAGTCCTCAACAAGCGCAGGTGGTGGAGGGTACGGTAGCGAAACTTACCCAAACAACTACCAATATAACAACGGTTACCCGTACAACGGAAATGCTTATTATGGCGGTTACAATGGTAACAAAAGGCCTGGTTATTTTGGTAATGGCTATGGATCATATAATAACCAGTTTAATGGGAACTATTATAGTGGTCAAGGAGGGTATGGATTCCAGAGGCCTTTTGGTTTTAACGATGACGATAATCATGAAGATAACAAGCCGATTGATGAGGAATACGATGGTGATTATGGGAGATCGAATAAAAACTAA
- the LOC113401375 gene encoding uncharacterized protein LOC113401375, producing MLRLGFVLFMIVFVSHCSSLSLNHGKLIERLKRSPYYCDPAPAPPQPPPPHQPYWPPPPPPPPPPPPVPRLYWPPPPPPPPPPFGHHHHHRHYEPSGPEGPSYQQYTDGQNESPKEPCDTCQGKNSAVSNAKSVSGDAIAISISRTKA from the exons ATGCTTCGACTTGGTTTCGTCCTGTTTATGATCGTTTTCGTTAGTCATTGTTCATCGCTTAGTTTGAATC ATGGCAAACTAATAGAGAGATTGAAAAGATCGCCATATTACTGTGATCCAGCGCCAGCTCCGCCTCAACCACCGCCACCTCATCAACCTTATTGGCCACCACCACCGCCACCTCCACCACCACCGCCACCTGTACCGCGACTGTACTGGCCACCTCCGCCACCACCACCGCCACCGCCATTCGGGCATCATCACCACCACCGTCACTACGAACCGAGTGGTCCAGAAGGACCCTCGTACCAACAATACACCGACGGACAAAATGAATCCCCTAAAGAACCTTGTGATACTTGTCAAGGAAAAAATTCAGCGGTCAGCAATGCAAAAAGTGTCAGCGGAGACGCTATAGCCATCTCAATTTCAAGAACAAAAGCATAA